A window of the Lactuca sativa cultivar Salinas chromosome 5, Lsat_Salinas_v11, whole genome shotgun sequence genome harbors these coding sequences:
- the LOC111909035 gene encoding protein ALP1-like, whose amino-acid sequence MVILGAVASQDMWIWHAFFGSPGSINDINVLNRSPIFNNIYDGSAPDSSFKVRGTPYKYDYYLVDGIYLEYAVFVKSFTAPHGSRRKKFKRAQERARMDVERAFGALKKRWFLLKKPATYLGEEKLQEIMYTCLILHNMIIEDEGRVIYAFDEEETIP is encoded by the coding sequence ATGGTCATACTTGGAGCAGTTGCATCACAAGATATGTGGATTTGGCATGCTTTTTTTGGTTCTCCTGGTTCGATTAACGACATCAACGTTCTTAATCGTTCACCAATATTTAACAATATATACGATGGATCCGCACCAGATTCTTCTTTTAAAGTGCGTGGAACGCCATATAAGTATGATTATTATCTGGTTGATGGAATCTATCTTGAGTATGCTGTGTTTGTTAAATCGTTTACAGCTCCACATGGTTCTAGACGAAAGAAATTCAAGAGAGCTCAAGAAAGAGCTAGGATGGATGTTGAGCGTGCTTTTGGAGCTCTGAAGAAACGGTGGTTCTTATTGAAAAAACCAGCAACTTATTTAGGCGAGGAAAAACTTCAAGAAATCATGTATACATGTCTTATATTGCATAACATGATTATCGAAGACGAAGGAAGAGTGATATATGCGTTTGACGAGGAAGAAACCATACCATAG